A section of the Calorimonas adulescens genome encodes:
- a CDS encoding formate/nitrite transporter family protein, whose product MNILSPAEIASVWIENGRKKANLSVDKMLLLGILAGIFIGFGANASIVVTQTLESNVDVGLAKFFGASVFPVGLMLVVIAGAELFTGNNLMTLALLDRKITSGKMLLNWSMVYIGNLVGSVVLAWLLAESGLYSSKFLVAKAVSIAVTKVSLPFMQAFIRGILCNMLVVLACWMQAGSKDMTGKILALWFPIMLFVLSGFEHSVANMFFIPLGKFLGADVTWGQFFINNIIPVTLGNIVGGAMIVPFTYYLCYVRRASLPEKESMQI is encoded by the coding sequence ATGAATATACTTTCACCGGCCGAGATAGCCTCCGTATGGATTGAAAATGGGAGAAAGAAAGCGAATTTATCTGTAGATAAGATGCTTTTACTGGGGATACTTGCAGGCATATTCATAGGATTTGGCGCAAATGCCAGCATCGTTGTGACGCAAACACTCGAGAGTAATGTAGATGTAGGACTGGCAAAGTTTTTCGGGGCTTCGGTATTCCCAGTGGGTCTGATGCTGGTAGTAATAGCAGGCGCAGAGCTTTTTACAGGCAACAATCTGATGACTCTGGCACTGCTTGATAGAAAAATAACTTCAGGGAAGATGCTCCTTAACTGGTCGATGGTATATATAGGGAACCTTGTTGGTTCCGTTGTTCTGGCGTGGTTGCTAGCAGAGTCAGGCCTGTACAGTTCAAAGTTTTTGGTGGCAAAAGCTGTGAGTATTGCGGTTACCAAGGTATCTCTTCCCTTCATGCAGGCATTTATCAGAGGGATATTGTGCAATATGCTGGTAGTTCTGGCCTGTTGGATGCAGGCTGGTTCAAAAGACATGACCGGGAAAATTTTGGCTCTGTGGTTCCCAATCATGCTCTTTGTCCTTTCCGGTTTCGAGCACAGCGTGGCAAACATGTTTTTTATTCCATTGGGAAAATTCCTTGGTGCTGATGTCACATGGGGACAGTTCTTTATAAATAACATAATTCCTGTCACTCTTGGGAATATTGTCGGTGGTGCGATGATAGTGCCGTTTACCTATTATTTATGTTATGTAAGACGTGCCAGTCTACCGGAGAAAGA